In one Pseudoliparis swirei isolate HS2019 ecotype Mariana Trench chromosome 23, NWPU_hadal_v1, whole genome shotgun sequence genomic region, the following are encoded:
- the LOC130188650 gene encoding uncharacterized protein LOC130188650, which produces MLTENRKRQRSGADEENGHLLVPRAKRQSRAHPLSPEPGRDAWESESSYSETSSSPDHAVGSCSGQCVVGPCIPFNFGDSSELAGTTNLVSYLQINRILRHAHFQSLQSRCQLRDA; this is translated from the exons ATGTTGACTGAAAACAG GAAACGGCAGCGCAGCGGTGCTGATGAGGAGAATGGCCACCTCCTCGTGCCTCGAGCCAAACGGCAAAGCAGAGCTCACCCTCTCTCCCCTGAGCCGGGCCGGGATGCCTGGGAGTCTGAG TCATCCTACAGCGAGACAAGCAGCAGTCCAGACCATGCGGTGGGCAGCTGTAGCGGTCAATGCGTCGTCGGGCCCTGCATTCCCTTCAACTTCGGTGACTCCTCCGAACTGGCCGGCACTACAAACCTGGTGTCCTACCTGCAGATCAACCGCATCCTGAGGCATGCCCACTTCCAGAGCCTGCAGAGCCGATGTCAGCTCAGAGACGCGTGA
- the amn gene encoding protein amnionless — MLKTPDMLLLFFCLVGAVDSLHKQWIPDTNYENKTNWDKQAVPCGNDIVQFPSQRRVSVFVETTHAVQEMKLPVDGEFILNSGAGFYVVSGKDPGCGAGVTTQFRDSESPQWFNPALWQAAATLEDLQRGDFLFSVHDEGVPCQYDDVVFKARSSFGVDTSSSQSSIPVKSVSVLGEKFDRQSEFSKYLSSRSGQLQFRGSSVVTVGNQECGDPSGCDCGNSVHHQRICSTVTCASLSCKKPLLPVGHCCSVCGAIITIHYAAGFNLQTYRQRVHQLFLTLPKYKSIQLGMSKVFKSQRLMGVIPFGTTPEIQVVAVEGEKGSQSEGLAWDVINDARSHGFNLGITGADFQASSGSSSDQTGGSAGMVVGVVFGVFIMITLIIIVVVLIRKGVVQIPSSLPSLPLLPSLWSLGSFDRSSNGADLDGPIDHSFDNPIFDKPNMLPDVLGLYASETNHSISMSKTGVHFVNPVYDENETDFNA, encoded by the coding sequence ATGCTGAAAACACCAGACatgctccttctcttcttctgtcttgTCGGGGCAGTGGATTCTCTGCACAAACAATGGATTCCTGACACCAACTATGAGAATAAGACCAACTGGGACAAACAGGCTGTTCCATGTGGCAACGACATTGTTCAGTTTCCATCCCAGAGAAGAGTGTCCGTGTTCGTGGAGACCACGCATGCTGTCCAGGAGATGAAGCTGCCGGTTGATGGAGAGTTCATCCTGAATTCAGGAGCTGGATTTTATGTTGTGAGCGGAAAAGATCCAGGCTGCGGCGCTGGTGTCACGACCCAGTTCAGAGATTCAGAGTCCCCTCAGTGGTTCAACCCGGCTCTGTGGCAGGCAGCTGCAACCTTGGAAGACCTGCAGCGTGGAGACTTCTTATTCTCAGTGCACGATGAGGGTGTCCCTTGCCAGTATGATGATGTGGTTTTTAAAGCCCGCTCCTCTTTCGGGGTGGACACCAGCTCCAGTCAGTCGAGCATTCCTGTCAAATCAGTGTCTGTGCTGGGGGAAAAGTTTGACCGCCAATCTGAGTTCTCCAAGTATCTCAGCTCACGTTCAGGCCAGCTGCAGTTTCGAGGCTCCTCCGTCGTCACCGTTGGAAACCAAGAGTGTGGAGATCCTTCTGGCTGCGACTGTGGGAATTCTGTTCACCATCAGCGGATATGTAGCACTGTAACGTGTGCCTCTCTGAGCTGTAAGAAGCCTCTCCTCCCTGTCGGACACTGCTGTAGCGTTTGTGGTGCCATTATCACCATTCACTATGCCGCAGGTTTCAACCTGCAAACTTACAGGCAACGAGTCCATCAACTATTTCTTACCTTGCCAAAATACAAATCCATTCAGCTGGGCATGTCTAAAGTCTTCAAGTCACAGCGGTTGATGGGGGTCATCCCTTTTGGTACCACCCCTGAGATCCAGGTGGTGGCCGTGGAAGGAGAGAAGGGATCGCAGTCCGAGGGTTTGGCCTGGGACGTAATAAATGATGCCCGTTCTCATGGCTTCAACCTGGGAATCACTGGGGCTGATTTCCAAGCCTCCTCTGGGAGCAGCAGTGATCAGACTGGAGGAAGTGCTGGGATGGTGGTTGGAGTTGTGTTTGGAGTTTTTATTATGATTACACTCATCATCATCGTGGTGGTCCTGATTCGTAAGGGGGTTGTTCAAATCCCATCGTCCCTGCCGTCACTGCCGTTGCTGCCGTCGCTGTGGTCTCTGGGCAGCTTTGACAGAAGCAGCAATGGTGCAGACCTTGACGGGCCTATTGACCACAGCTTTGATAATCCCATTTTTGACAAGCCCAACATGCTGCCTGATGTTCTTGGCCTGTACGCGTCTGAAACTAATCATTCAATCTCCATGTCTAAGACAGGTGTGCACTTTGTAAATCCAGTTTATGACGAGAATGAAACTGATTTTAATGCCTGA
- the ush1ga gene encoding pre-mRNA splicing regulator USH1G isoform X1 produces the protein MNDRYHKAARDGYLDLLKEATRKDLNAPDEDGMTPTLWAAYHGNLEALRLIAARGGNPDKCDIWGNTPLHLAAANGHLNCLFFLVSFGANIWCLDNDYHTPLDMAATKNHMDCVRYLDTIATKQTGLNTKLVGKMKDRAFRDAERRIKECVKMQKKHHDRMERRFHKETSEASASDVMSFSSYNSSSISHKLHNSNATTVNVPYSQATLHATNRGKTKIQRKLDKRKQGDGTFKIYEDGRKSVRSLSGLQLGNDVMFVKQGTYVNPKERGHRNVRDMFTRENYDAISRAISEPDLHGPDVDYSEISTDSGHDSLFNRPGLGTMVFRRNYVSGGMFDIGGRDEDSADRSGNNVRLRSRLHHYPSADEDSIGSARSLQQRNAEELPWEEVELGLDDDDEADTSPLEVFLATQSMSDFFSILKREKIDLEALLLCSDHDLKSIHVPLGPRKKILDACKRRLETIEDSDCIVDSEL, from the exons ATGAATGACAGGTACCACAAGGCGGCCCGGGATGGCTACCTGGACCTGCTGAAGGAGGCGACTCGGAAGGACCTCAACGCGCCGGATGAGGATGGCATGACACCGACGTTGTGGGCCGCTTATCACGGCAACCTGGAGGCTCTGCGGCTGATCGCGGCGAGGGG AGGAAACCCTGACAAGTGCGACATATGGGGGAACACGCCGCTCCACCTGGCAGCTGCCAACGGTCACCTCAACTGCCTTTTCTTCTTGGTGTCTTTCGGTGCCAACATTTGGTGCCTGGACAACGACTACCACACGCCATTGGACATGGCCGCCACAAAGAATCACATGGACTGCGTCCGCTACCTGGATACCATCGCCACCAAGCAGACAGGCCTCAACACCAAGCTGGTCGGCAAGATGAAGGACCGGGCGTTTCGCGATGCCGAGCGGCGGATCAAGGAGTGTGTGAAGATGCAGAAGAAACACCACGATCGCATGGAGCGGAGATTTCACAAGGAGACGTCTGAGGCCTCTGCGTCAGACGTCATGAGCTTTTCCAGTTACAACAGCAGCTCTATTAGCCACAAGCTGCATAACTCAAATGCAACCACAGTCAATGTGCCATATTCTCAG GCTACTCTTCATGCCACAAACCGAGGGAAGACAAAGATTCAGAGGAAGCTGGATAAGAGGAAGCAAGGAGATGGGACATTTAAAATCTAcgaggacgggaggaagagtGTGCGCTCCCTCTCCGGACTTCAGCTGGGCAACGATGTCATGTTTGTCAAACAGGGAACTTACGTCAACCCAAAGGAACGTGGCCATCGCAATGTCCGTGACATGTTTACCAGAGAAAATTACGATGCCATTTCACGTGCCATTAGTGAGCCGGACCTCCACGGTCCCGATGTGGACTACTCTGAGATCAGCACGGACTCGGGACACGACTCCCTGTTCAATAGGCCCGGTCTGGGCACCATGGTCTTTCGGAGGAACTATGTGAGTGGGGGGATGTTTGACATCGGTGGTCGGGATGAGGACAGTGCAGACCGGTCAGGCAATAATGTGCGTTTGCGCAGTCGGCTGCATCATTACCCGAGTGCAGATGAAGACAGCATCGGCAGTGCACGCAGCCTTCAACAGAGGAATGCGGAGGAGCTGCCCTGGGAAGAAGTCGAATTGGGGCTGGACGATGACGATGAGGCTGACACGAGCCCTCTGGAGGTCTTCCTTGCCACACAGAGTATGAGTGACTTCTTCTCCATTTTAAAGAGGGAGAAGATTGACCTTGAAGCACTGTTGCTGTGCTCCGATCATGACCTTAAGAGTATCCACGTCCCCTTAGGACCAAGGAAAAAGATCTTAGATGCCTGCAAGAGACGTCTGGAGACCATAGAAGACTCAGACTGCATCGTGGACTCAGAGCT ATAA
- the otop2 gene encoding proton channel OTOP2, which yields MRTVAQQMFRTCDTLFSRKMSTDVVEARPSNIETAAQMDNILRLPSSSQTFNVEARGSLHHVGAVMERAHHGGGWLLSGIICINILILGCALVSGSAFNSVAITSVHRQIFLIILLLLTMLWMLFYTVVTSKKDQAVLFKDSHAGPVWLRGGLLLFGFLGLLMDIFKIATYVGYLHCDSAVKVAFPVVQAVFLIVQTYFLWFHAKDCVQRHTNFTRCGLTLLLSTNLVVWMATVTEESIHQTDISDLNVNISHKLYRASYGSVKCQCSHSACDTFKDAFYYLYPFNIEYSLFASAMAYVMWKNIGRVVEDHRRQSVKFYPKDVCVGPVVGILLVVAGLVTFVVYEVDILTEDEKNRNRALLIHFIMNIVIVSLMCLSTTTGCIVFRLDHREHVSEKNPTRSMDVGLLVGASMGQILISYFTIVAAVATGARGYLSALNLSWAVLTVLQLGLQNYFIVEGLHREPFHEAQEAALHTNAHASRERPETSVALGGQKFKYSMTSRPEKLSWKRRVLKEVCVFLLLANVILWIMPAFGARPQFDHPIEIKFYKFTMWTAIVNIGLPFGIFYRMHSVASLFEVYLSS from the exons ATGAGAACTGTCGCTCAACAGATGTTCCGGACCTGCGACACCCTTTTCTCTCG GAAAATGTCAACGGATGTTGTGGAGGCCCGGCCATCCAACATTGAGACGGCAGCACAGATGGACAACATCCTTCGTCTTCCCAGTTCTTCCCAGACTTTCAATGTGGAGGCTCGAGGGAGCCTTCACCACGTGGGAGCAGTGATGGAGAGGGCCCACCATGGTGGTGGATGGCTCCTGTCTGGCATCATCTGCATCAACATCCTGATCCTGGGCTGTGCTCTGGTGAGCGGCAGCGCTTTCAACAGCGTGGCCATTACCTCTGTGCACAGGCAAATCTTCCTcatcattctcctcctcctcacgatGTTGTGGATGCTGTTTTACACAGTCGTCACCTCGAAAAAGGACCAAGCCGTCTTGTTCAAAGATAGCCACGCGGGGCCCGTGTGGCTCCGAG GCGGACTTCTGCTATTTGGGTTTCTCGGTCTCCTCATGGACATCTTTAAGATCGCCACCTATGTGGGCTACCTTCACTGTGATTCTGCTGTTAAAGTCGCATTTCCTGTGGTGCAAGCTGTATTTCTTATTGTCCAG ACATACTTCCTGTGGTTTCATGCAAAGGATTGTGTGCAACGGCACACCAATTTTACAcg GTGTGGGCTTACTCTTCTGCTTTCAACTAACCTGGTGGTGTGGATGGCAACCGTGACTGAGGAATCCATCCACCAAACGGATATTTCAGACCTAAATGTCAATATCTCACATAAGCTGTACAGAG CCAGCTATGGTAGCGTGAAGTGTCAATGCAGTCACTCGGCATGCGACACCTTCAAAGACGCCTTCTACTACCTGTACCCCTTCAACATAGAATACAGCCTCTTCGCTTCGGCGATGGCCTACGTCATGTGGAAGAACATTGGTCGCGTTGTGGAGGATCACAGACGGCAAAGCGTCAAGTTCTATCCAAAGGACGTGTGTGTTGGACCCGTGGTGGGAATCCTCCTGGTGGTGGCAGGACTGGTCACATTCGTCGTGTACGAGGTGGACATCCTGACGGAAGACGAGAAGAACCGAAACCGGGCCCTGCTGATTCATTTCATCATGAACATAGTGATCGTGAGCCTGATGTGCCTCTCCACCACGACTGGCTGCATCGTGTTCAGGCTGGACCACAGGGAGCACGTGTCGGAGAAGAACCCCACCCGCAGCATGGACGTGGGGCTCCTGGTGGGGGCCTCGATGGGGCAGATCCTCATCAGCTACTTCACCATCGTGGCTGCGGTGGCGACGGGCGCCAGAGGGTACCTGAGCGCCCTCAACCTGTCCTGGGCGGTGCTGACGGTGCTCCAGCTCGGCCTGCAGAACTACTTCATCGTCGAAGGCCTCCATCGAGAGCCTTTCCACGAGGCGCAGGAAGCCGCTCTGCACACAAACGCTCACGCCTCCCGGGAACGTCCAGAGACGAGCGTCGCTCTGGGGGGCCAGAAGTTCAAATACTCCATGACCTCGAGGCCTGAGAAGCTAAGTTGGAAGAGGCGCGTGTTGAAAGAAGTCTGTGTCTTTCTGCTGCTTGCTAACGTCATT CTGTGGATCATGCCCGCCTTCGGTGCTCGTCCCCAGTTTGATCATCCCATCGAAATAAAATTCTACAAATTCACAATGTGGACAGCCATCGTGAATATTGGACTTCCTTTTGGAATCTTCTACCGCATGCACTCTGTCGCCAGTCTCTTTGAAGTGTACTTGAGCTCTTAG
- the ush1ga gene encoding pre-mRNA splicing regulator USH1G isoform X2 — protein MNDRYHKAARDGYLDLLKEATRKDLNAPDEDGMTPTLWAAYHGNLEALRLIAARGGNPDKCDIWGNTPLHLAAANGHLNCLFFLVSFGANIWCLDNDYHTPLDMAATKNHMDCVRYLDTIATKQTGLNTKLVGKMKDRAFRDAERRIKECVKMQKKHHDRMERRFHKETSEASASDVMSFSSYNSSSISHKLHNSNATTVNVPYSQATLHATNRGKTKIQRKLDKRKQGDGTFKIYEDGRKSVRSLSGLQLGNDVMFVKQGTYVNPKERGHRNVRDMFTRENYDAISRAISEPDLHGPDVDYSEISTDSGHDSLFNRPGLGTMVFRRNYVSGGMFDIGGRDEDSADRSGNNVRLRSRLHHYPSADEDSIGSARSLQQRNAEELPWEEVELGLDDDDEADTSPLEVFLATQSMSDFFSILKREKIDLEALLLCSDHDLKSIHVPLGPRKKILDACKRRLETIEDSDCIVDSEL, from the exons ATGAATGACAGGTACCACAAGGCGGCCCGGGATGGCTACCTGGACCTGCTGAAGGAGGCGACTCGGAAGGACCTCAACGCGCCGGATGAGGATGGCATGACACCGACGTTGTGGGCCGCTTATCACGGCAACCTGGAGGCTCTGCGGCTGATCGCGGCGAGGGG AGGAAACCCTGACAAGTGCGACATATGGGGGAACACGCCGCTCCACCTGGCAGCTGCCAACGGTCACCTCAACTGCCTTTTCTTCTTGGTGTCTTTCGGTGCCAACATTTGGTGCCTGGACAACGACTACCACACGCCATTGGACATGGCCGCCACAAAGAATCACATGGACTGCGTCCGCTACCTGGATACCATCGCCACCAAGCAGACAGGCCTCAACACCAAGCTGGTCGGCAAGATGAAGGACCGGGCGTTTCGCGATGCCGAGCGGCGGATCAAGGAGTGTGTGAAGATGCAGAAGAAACACCACGATCGCATGGAGCGGAGATTTCACAAGGAGACGTCTGAGGCCTCTGCGTCAGACGTCATGAGCTTTTCCAGTTACAACAGCAGCTCTATTAGCCACAAGCTGCATAACTCAAATGCAACCACAGTCAATGTGCCATATTCTCAG GCTACTCTTCATGCCACAAACCGAGGGAAGACAAAGATTCAGAGGAAGCTGGATAAGAGGAAGCAAGGAGATGGGACATTTAAAATCTAcgaggacgggaggaagagtGTGCGCTCCCTCTCCGGACTTCAGCTGGGCAACGATGTCATGTTTGTCAAACAGGGAACTTACGTCAACCCAAAGGAACGTGGCCATCGCAATGTCCGTGACATGTTTACCAGAGAAAATTACGATGCCATTTCACGTGCCATTAGTGAGCCGGACCTCCACGGTCCCGATGTGGACTACTCTGAGATCAGCACGGACTCGGGACACGACTCCCTGTTCAATAGGCCCGGTCTGGGCACCATGGTCTTTCGGAGGAACTATGTGAGTGGGGGGATGTTTGACATCGGTGGTCGGGATGAGGACAGTGCAGACCGGTCAGGCAATAATGTGCGTTTGCGCAGTCGGCTGCATCATTACCCGAGTGCAGATGAAGACAGCATCGGCAGTGCACGCAGCCTTCAACAGAGGAATGCGGAGGAGCTGCCCTGGGAAGAAGTCGAATTGGGGCTGGACGATGACGATGAGGCTGACACGAGCCCTCTGGAGGTCTTCCTTGCCACACAGAGTATGAGTGACTTCTTCTCCATTTTAAAGAGGGAGAAGATTGACCTTGAAGCACTGTTGCTGTGCTCCGATCATGACCTTAAGAGTATCCACGTCCCCTTAGGACCAAGGAAAAAGATCTTAGATGCCTGCAAGAGACGTCTGGAGACCATAGAAGACTCAGACTGCATCGTGGACTCAGAGCTGTGA
- the hid1a gene encoding protein HID1 produces the protein MGSTDSKLNFRKAVIQLTTKTQPVEATDDAFWDQFWADTTITVQDVFALVPAAEIRAVREESPSNLATLCYKAVEKLVQGAESGCPTEREKQVILNCTCILSRILPYIFEDQDWRGFFWSTVPGAGRAGTDELDDDEGARPLAESLLLAIADLLFCPDFTVHSHRRGPDSVENMQSIDSCEYIWEAGVGFAQSPPLNYIHDLNRTELLRLLLTCFSEAMYLPSSTDNTVLNPWVTFFCSTENRHALPLFTSLLNVVCAYDPVGYGIPYNHLLFSDYREQLVEQAVQILIVTLEHDGGGVPHRPPSPSSIEEHESAGPENLFVNYLSRIHREEDFDFVLKGLARLLTNPLTQTYLPNSTKKIQFHQELLVLFWKLCDFNKKFLFFVLKSSDVLDILVPILFYLNDARADQSRVGLMHIGVFILLLLSGERNFGVRLNKPYSVHVPMDIPVFTGTHADLLIVVFHKIITTGHQRLQPLFDCLLTIVVNVSPYLKSLSMVAANKLLHLLEAFSTSWFLYSVAQNHHLVFFLLEAFNNIIQYQFDGNCNLVYAIIRKRNVFHQLANLPSDPASIQKALQRKRKSPDVISRTGSQETVSMEGSRPAVPAEPGTMKTSLVAIPGIEKLTEKSQVSEDGTMVSVPKTGRSQRAHSDQNAVVGTSDTESNSGRDNEDVFYTEAEMERRPLSSTSSTSSWAPTPEWALSWKCKLPLQTIMRLLQVLVPQVEKICIDKGLTDESEILKFLQHGTLVGLLPVPHPILIRKYQANAGTAMWFRTYMWGVVYLRNVDPPIWYDTDVRLFEIQKM, from the exons ATGGGCAGCACCGACTCAAAACTGAACTTCAGGAAAGCAGTGATTCAGCTGACAACCAAAACACAG CCAGTGGAAGCCACAGACGATGCCTTCTGGGACCAGTTCTGGGCAGACACCACCATTACGGTCCAGGATGTTTTTGCACTGGTGCCAGCTGCAGAGATAAGAGCTGTTCGAGAGGAGTCCCCCTCCAATTTAGCAACTCTCTGCTATAAG GCGGTGGAGAAGCTGGTGCAAGGTGCCGAGTCTGGTTGccccacagagagggagaagcaGGTGATCCTGAACTGCACCTGCATCCTGAGCCGCATCCTTCCTTACATATTTGAAGACCAGGACTGGAGAGGATTCTTCTGGTCGACGGTGCCCGGTGCTGGGCGGGCTGGA ACAGATGAGCTGGATGATGACGAAGGAGCTCGACCCCTGGCCGAGTCGCTGCTCCTGGCTATCGCTGACCTCCTCTTCTGCCCCGACTTCACTGTGCACAGCCACAGGAGAGGCCCT GACTCGGTGGAGAACATGCAGTCCATAGACAGCTGTGAATACATCTGGGAGGCCGGGGTTGGCTTTGCACAGTCCCCCCCTCTCAACTACATCCATGATCTGAATAG GACAGAGCTGCTGAGGTTATTACTAACCTGCTTCTCGGAGGCCATGTACCTGCCTTCTTCTACGGACAACACTGTCCTCAACCCTTGGGTGACATTCTTCTGCTCCACAGAGAATAG ACATGCTCTTCCTCTGTTCACCTCTCTGCTGAATGTGGTGTGTGCCTATGACCCAGTGGGCTACGGCATCCCATACAACCACCTGCTCTTCTCCGACTACCGGGAGCAGCTCGTGGAGCAAGCAGTGCAGATCCTCATCGTGACGCTGGAGCATGATGGAGGGGGGGTTCCCCACCGGCCCCCCTCGCCATCCAGCATAGAGGAACACGAG TCTGCAGGCCCTGAAAACCTGTTTGTGAACTATTTGTCAAGGATCCACAGAGAGGAG GACTTTGACTTTGTACTGAAGGGCCTCGCTCGCCTGCTGACCAACCCTTTGACCCAGACGTACCTGCCTAACTCTACCAAGAAGATCCAGTTCCACCAAGAACTGTTGGTGCTTTTCTGGAAGCTGTGTGACTTCAACAAG AAGTTCCTGTTTTTTGTCCTGAAGAGCAGCGATGTGCTGGATATTCTGGTTCCTATACTCTTCTACCTGAATGATGCCCGGGCTGACCAGT CCCGAGTTGGACTCATGCACATTGGTGTGTTcattctgctgctgctgagcggGGAGAGGAACTTTGGCGTGCGCTTGAATAAGCCCTACTCCGTCCATGTGCCCATGGACATCCCCGTGTTCACAGGGACTCATGCTGACCTGCTGATAGTG GTGTTTCACAAGATTATCACCACAGGCCACCAGCGTCTCCAGCCTCTATTTGACTGTCTACTCACCATTGTTGTAAATG TGTCTCCCTATTTAAAGAGCCTGTCCATGGTGGCAGCCAATAAGCTGCTCCACCTGCTGGAGGCCTTCTCCACCAGCTGGTTCCTATACTCTGTCGCCCAGAACCATCACCTTGTGTTCTTCCTTCTCGAGGCTTTCAACAATATTATCCAATATCAATTTGACG GAAACTGCAACCTGGTGTATGCAATCATACGCAAACGCAACGTGTTCCACCAGTTGGCCAACCTGCCCTCTGACCCTGCTTCCATCCAGAAGGCTTTGCAAAGAAAGAGGAAGTCTCCGGATGTCATTTCCCGCACCGGCTCGCAGGAGACTGTCTCCATGGAGGGCTCTCGCCCTGCTGTACCGGCAGAGCCCGGTACAATGAAGACCAGTCTGGTCGCTATACCAG GCATTGAAAAACTGACTGAGAAGTCCCAGGTGTCAGAGGATGGCACCATGGTGTCGGTTCCAAAGACAGGCCGCTCACAGAGAGCCCACTCAGACCAAAATGCAGTCGTTGGGACCAGTGACACGGAGTCAAACTCAGGCCGAGACAATGAG GATGTTTTCTACACTGAAGCAGAAATGGAGAGAAGACCTTTGTCAAGCACGTCTTCAACATCATCTTGGGCTCCCACACCAGAATGG GCCCTCTCCTGGAAGTGTAAACTACCCCTACAGACTATCATGCGACTTTTGCAAGTTCTAGTTCCCCAGGTGGAAAAGATCTGCATTGACAA GGGTCTAACAGATGAATCGGAGATCCTGAAGTTTCTCCAGCACGGCACACTAGTGGGCCTGCTGCCTGTTCCTCACCCGATCCTCATCAGGAAGTACCAGGCCAATGCAGGCACTGCCATGTGGTTTCGTACCTACATGTGGGGCGTCGTCTATTTGCG CAATGTGGACCCTCCTATCTGGTACGACACGGACGTTCGCCTTTTTGAGATCCAGAAGATGTAG